A portion of the Leifsonia sp. EB41 genome contains these proteins:
- the yidC gene encoding membrane protein insertase YidC, with the protein MPDIFGTILWPIKWVVELILVAWHWVFSNIGMDPAAGITWVLSIVGLTVVVRAALIPIFVRQIKNQRRMLEIAPQLKKIQDKYKGKKDQFSREAMSRETMELYKKTGTNPLSSCLPLLLQMPVFFALFQVLNGAQSGKAGVGPLNATLAEQFGSATLFGVAPLHQSFSGAQHANPPQVAVMVIAAIMVVLMTGSQFLTQLQIVSKNMSPETKASPQFKQQRILLYLLPFVFLFSGYAFPLGVMFYWLTSNLWTMGQQFLVIRNLPTPGSDAAKAREARLARKGKLVQDGAIVLQVDEVPQKPVTTQRVQPVNKNRAKKQAGKK; encoded by the coding sequence ATGCCTGACATTTTCGGTACCATCCTCTGGCCCATCAAATGGGTCGTGGAGCTCATCCTCGTCGCCTGGCACTGGGTGTTCAGCAACATCGGTATGGACCCGGCGGCAGGTATCACCTGGGTGCTGTCCATCGTCGGCCTGACCGTCGTCGTGCGCGCGGCCCTCATCCCGATCTTCGTCCGGCAGATCAAGAACCAGCGACGAATGCTGGAGATCGCGCCGCAACTCAAGAAGATCCAGGACAAGTACAAGGGCAAGAAGGACCAGTTCTCCCGCGAGGCGATGTCACGCGAGACGATGGAGCTCTACAAGAAGACGGGCACCAACCCGCTGAGCTCGTGCCTCCCGCTGCTGCTGCAGATGCCGGTGTTCTTCGCGCTGTTCCAGGTGCTCAACGGAGCCCAGAGCGGCAAGGCCGGCGTCGGCCCGCTGAACGCGACGCTCGCCGAGCAGTTCGGCAGCGCGACCCTGTTCGGCGTAGCCCCGCTGCACCAGAGCTTCTCGGGCGCCCAGCACGCCAACCCGCCGCAGGTCGCCGTCATGGTGATCGCCGCGATCATGGTCGTGCTGATGACGGGATCGCAGTTCCTCACCCAGCTCCAGATCGTCTCCAAGAACATGTCGCCGGAGACCAAGGCGAGCCCGCAGTTCAAGCAGCAGCGCATCCTGCTCTACCTGCTCCCCTTCGTGTTCCTGTTCTCCGGCTACGCGTTCCCGCTCGGCGTCATGTTCTACTGGCTGACCTCGAACCTCTGGACGATGGGTCAGCAGTTCCTCGTGATCCGGAACCTGCCGACGCCGGGGTCCGACGCGGCCAAGGCCCGCGAGGCCCGCCTGGCCCGAAAGGGCAAGCTGGTGCAGGACGGCGCCATCGTCCTCCAGGTGGACGAAGTGCCGCAGAAGCCGGTGACCACGCAACGCGTGCAGCCGGTGAACAAGAACCGCGCGAAGAAGCAGGCCGGAAAGAAGTAG
- the yidD gene encoding membrane protein insertion efficiency factor YidD has protein sequence MNTAIAAVLLAPRNAAVLVLRAYRAVISPLYGDVCRYYPSCSAYALQAIQEHGVIIGSALGIRRIARCHPWAAGGVDDVPLKKKHRYRVTPFGFVVAISQGKA, from the coding sequence ATGAACACCGCGATTGCAGCTGTGCTCCTCGCTCCGAGGAACGCTGCCGTGCTGGTGCTTCGGGCGTACCGAGCGGTGATCTCCCCGCTGTACGGCGATGTCTGCCGGTACTACCCCTCTTGCTCCGCCTATGCTCTGCAGGCGATTCAGGAGCATGGAGTGATCATCGGGAGCGCGCTCGGCATCCGCCGGATCGCGCGCTGTCACCCGTGGGCAGCCGGAGGGGTCGATGACGTCCCCCTCAAGAAGAAGCACCGCTACCGGGTCACTCCGTTCGGATTCGTCGTCGCCATCAGCCAGGGAAAGGCCTAG
- the rnpA gene encoding ribonuclease P protein component: MLAKNHRITRGAEYRATVRRGARFNEASTIAYVRFNRDSDVVRFGFIVSKAVGNAVVRNRVRRRLKAAAYDLLPRLSPAVSEGAGIDVVIRALPASAQLTWANLHGEVSRATDRFLSRHTTSPRDNRPRDTTEGNVRP; encoded by the coding sequence GTGCTCGCGAAGAACCATCGCATCACGCGGGGCGCGGAGTACCGGGCGACCGTGCGACGAGGTGCTCGCTTCAACGAAGCGAGCACGATCGCGTACGTCCGCTTCAACCGCGACTCCGACGTGGTGCGATTCGGTTTCATCGTGAGCAAGGCGGTCGGGAACGCGGTCGTCCGCAATCGCGTGCGGCGCCGGCTCAAAGCCGCGGCGTACGACCTCCTCCCCCGCCTGTCGCCGGCGGTCTCCGAGGGTGCCGGCATCGATGTGGTGATCCGGGCATTGCCAGCGTCCGCCCAACTGACGTGGGCTAATCTGCACGGTGAGGTCTCGCGGGCCACCGACCGTTTCCTCAGCCGTCACACCACCAGTCCGCGCGACAACCGTCCACGGGACACCACCGAAGGCAACGTCCGTCCATGA
- the rpmH gene encoding 50S ribosomal protein L34, which yields MSKRTFQPNNRKRAKTHGFRLRMRTRAGRAILSARRSKGREKLSA from the coding sequence ATGAGCAAGAGAACGTTCCAGCCGAACAACCGCAAGCGCGCGAAGACCCACGGCTTCCGCCTCCGCATGCGCACGCGTGCCGGCCGCGCCATCCTGTCGGCGCGCCGCTCCAAGGGCCGCGAGAAGCTTTCGGCCTGA
- the dnaA gene encoding chromosomal replication initiator protein DnaA codes for MAGGEESISAAWQSVLDNLETDDRITPQLHGFLSLVEPKGIMAGTFYLEVPNEFTRGMIEQRSRVPLLNAIGSLDQALEVNTFAIVVNPEIQQESMVGPSEPEPAPYLDAVAPMVAPPTEITAPPRNGDTRLNSKYSFDNFVIGQSNRFAHAAAVAVAEAPAKAYNPLFIYGDSGLGKTHLLHAIGHYAMSLYPGIRVRYVSSEEFTNDFINSIANNRGSSFQARYRNIDILLIDDIQFLQRAVETQEAFFHTFNTLHDHNKQVVITSDLPPKHLTGFEDRMRSRFEWGLITDVQVPDLETRIAILRKKAQSEKILVPDDILEFMASKVSSNIRELEGTLIRVTAFASLNRTPVDMPLVQTVLKDLITLDDDNVIAPTDIITNTAEYFKLSVDDLYGSSRSQAVATARQIAMYLCRELTNLSLPKIGQLFGGRDHTTVMYANKKISELMKERRSIYNQVTELTSRIKQNHRYGK; via the coding sequence ATGGCAGGCGGCGAAGAGTCCATTTCTGCGGCATGGCAGAGCGTGCTCGACAATCTCGAGACGGACGACCGCATCACCCCGCAGTTGCACGGCTTCCTCAGCCTGGTCGAGCCCAAGGGCATCATGGCCGGCACCTTCTACCTGGAGGTGCCCAACGAGTTCACGCGCGGAATGATCGAGCAGCGCAGCCGGGTCCCGCTCCTCAACGCGATCGGCTCCCTCGACCAGGCGCTCGAGGTGAACACCTTCGCGATCGTGGTGAACCCGGAGATCCAGCAGGAGTCGATGGTCGGCCCCTCCGAGCCGGAGCCGGCGCCGTATCTGGACGCCGTGGCGCCGATGGTGGCGCCGCCGACCGAGATCACCGCACCCCCGCGCAACGGCGACACCCGGCTCAACTCGAAGTACAGCTTCGACAACTTCGTCATCGGCCAGTCCAACCGGTTCGCGCACGCTGCGGCGGTCGCCGTCGCGGAGGCGCCGGCCAAGGCCTACAACCCGCTCTTCATCTACGGCGACTCCGGTCTGGGCAAGACCCACCTCCTGCACGCCATCGGCCACTACGCGATGAGCCTCTACCCGGGGATCCGCGTGCGGTACGTGTCGAGTGAGGAGTTCACGAACGACTTCATCAACTCGATCGCGAACAACCGCGGCTCGTCGTTCCAGGCGCGCTACCGGAACATCGACATCCTGCTGATCGACGACATCCAGTTCCTCCAGCGGGCGGTCGAGACGCAGGAGGCGTTCTTCCACACGTTCAACACCCTCCACGACCACAACAAGCAGGTGGTCATCACCAGCGACCTCCCGCCGAAGCACCTGACCGGCTTCGAGGACCGGATGCGGTCGCGCTTCGAGTGGGGCCTGATCACCGACGTCCAGGTGCCCGACCTCGAGACCCGCATCGCGATCCTGCGCAAGAAGGCGCAGAGCGAGAAGATCCTCGTCCCGGACGACATCCTCGAGTTCATGGCGTCGAAGGTGTCGAGCAACATCCGCGAGCTGGAGGGGACGCTCATCCGCGTCACCGCGTTCGCGAGCCTGAACCGCACGCCGGTCGACATGCCGCTGGTGCAGACGGTGCTGAAGGACCTGATCACGCTCGACGACGACAACGTGATCGCGCCGACGGACATCATCACCAACACCGCGGAGTACTTCAAGCTCAGCGTCGACGACCTGTACGGGTCGAGCCGCTCACAGGCCGTCGCGACCGCCCGCCAGATCGCGATGTACCTCTGCCGCGAGCTGACGAACCTCTCCCTGCCGAAGATCGGACAGCTCTTCGGCGGCCGCGACCACACGACCGTGATGTACGCGAACAAGAAGATCAGCGAGCTCATGAAGGAGCGGCGCTCGATCTACAACCAGGTGACGGAGCTCACCAGCCGGATCAAGCAGAACCACCGCTACGGCAAGTAG
- the dnaN gene encoding DNA polymerase III subunit beta, translating to MKFQANRDVFSEAVSFAVKLLPQRTTLPILSGVLIETTDTGLQLSSFDYEVSAQTQIAAEVEEPGRVLVSGRLLAEIAAKLPNAPVQFSTEESKIVVRAGSANFTLLSMPVEEYPSIPQVDGEAGLVPAEEFAEAVAQVGVAASRDDVTPVITGVQLEVGNNTLGLVATDRYRVAVREIDWDNGTTSGEAQTALVPARTLTEIGKTFGHSGTVSISITNRDDRELIAFTADKKTVTSLLIKGNFPPVRRLFPEQVDNYAVINTAELIEATRRVSLVLEREAALRYTFTADGLTLEAIGSEQAQASESIDALLTGQETVVSLKPQFLLDGLGAVHSEFVRISFTKTENPNKPGPVLITSQTSKDQSGSDSYKYLLQPNLLLR from the coding sequence GTGAAGTTCCAAGCCAATCGGGATGTCTTCAGTGAGGCCGTCTCCTTCGCCGTGAAGCTTCTTCCGCAGAGGACCACCCTTCCCATCCTGAGCGGCGTGTTGATCGAGACGACCGACACCGGACTGCAGCTCTCGTCCTTCGACTACGAGGTCTCGGCGCAGACCCAGATCGCGGCCGAGGTCGAGGAGCCGGGCCGCGTGCTCGTCTCCGGCCGGCTCCTGGCGGAGATCGCAGCCAAGCTCCCGAACGCGCCCGTCCAGTTCTCGACCGAGGAATCGAAGATCGTCGTCCGGGCCGGGTCGGCGAACTTCACGCTGCTGTCCATGCCGGTCGAGGAATACCCGAGCATCCCGCAGGTCGACGGGGAGGCCGGGCTCGTTCCTGCCGAGGAATTCGCCGAGGCCGTCGCCCAGGTCGGTGTCGCCGCGTCGCGCGACGATGTCACCCCGGTGATCACCGGAGTGCAGCTCGAGGTCGGCAACAACACGCTCGGTCTGGTCGCCACCGACCGCTACCGCGTCGCCGTCCGAGAGATCGACTGGGACAACGGGACCACCTCCGGCGAGGCGCAGACCGCACTCGTCCCCGCTCGCACCCTGACCGAGATCGGCAAGACGTTCGGCCACTCCGGGACGGTGTCCATCTCGATCACCAACCGCGACGACCGCGAGCTCATCGCGTTCACGGCGGACAAGAAGACGGTGACGTCGTTGCTGATCAAGGGCAATTTCCCGCCGGTCCGCCGGCTCTTTCCCGAGCAGGTCGACAACTACGCGGTGATCAACACCGCCGAGCTCATCGAGGCGACCAGGCGCGTCTCCCTCGTCCTGGAACGCGAGGCCGCGCTCCGCTACACCTTCACCGCCGACGGGCTGACGCTGGAAGCGATCGGCTCGGAGCAGGCGCAAGCATCCGAGAGCATCGACGCTCTCCTCACTGGCCAGGAGACGGTGGTTTCATTGAAGCCGCAGTTCCTGCTCGATGGTCTCGGTGCCGTGCACTCGGAATTCGTGCGCATCTCCTTCACCAAGACCGAGAACCCCAACAAGCCGGGTCCGGTGCTCATCACGAGTCAGACCTCGAAGGATCAGTCCGGTTCGGACTCTTACAAGTACCTGCTGCAGCCCAACCTGCTGCTTCGCTAG
- the gnd gene encoding phosphogluconate dehydrogenase (NAD(+)-dependent, decarboxylating): MHIGLIGLGRMGNNMRARLEKKGIEVTGYDTNRDVSDVATLADLVAALPAPRTVWVMVPAGQVTDSVITDLEPLLEKGDLVIDGGNSKFTEDFKHAEQLAPKGVDFMDAGVSGGIWGLDNGYGLMVGGSKEQVERVMPVFDALRPEGPRDEGFVHVGEVGAGHYAKMVHNGIEYALMQAYAEGYELLDTRKDIIKDVTGTFKAWQRGTVVRSWLLDLLVRALEQDPEFEHIEGFVDDSGEGRWTVEEALNNAVPVPTISASIFARFVSRQKDSPAMKAVAALRNQFGGHAVKAVD; the protein is encoded by the coding sequence ATGCACATCGGCCTCATCGGTCTCGGACGCATGGGCAACAACATGCGTGCTCGCCTGGAGAAGAAGGGCATCGAGGTCACCGGCTACGACACCAACCGCGATGTGTCGGATGTGGCGACGCTCGCGGACCTCGTCGCGGCCCTCCCCGCTCCGCGCACCGTGTGGGTCATGGTGCCGGCCGGCCAGGTCACGGACTCGGTCATCACCGACCTCGAGCCGCTGCTCGAGAAGGGCGACCTCGTCATCGACGGTGGCAACTCGAAGTTCACCGAGGACTTCAAGCACGCCGAGCAGCTCGCGCCGAAGGGCGTCGACTTCATGGACGCCGGTGTCTCCGGCGGCATCTGGGGTCTCGACAACGGCTACGGCCTGATGGTCGGCGGCTCCAAGGAGCAGGTCGAGCGCGTCATGCCCGTGTTCGACGCGCTGCGTCCGGAGGGTCCGCGCGACGAGGGCTTTGTCCACGTCGGCGAGGTGGGCGCCGGCCACTACGCGAAGATGGTGCACAACGGCATCGAGTACGCGCTGATGCAGGCATACGCCGAGGGTTATGAGCTGCTCGACACCCGCAAGGACATCATCAAGGACGTCACCGGCACCTTCAAGGCGTGGCAGCGCGGCACGGTCGTGCGCTCCTGGCTGCTCGACCTGCTGGTGCGCGCTCTGGAGCAGGACCCGGAGTTCGAGCACATCGAGGGCTTCGTGGATGATTCGGGCGAGGGCCGCTGGACCGTCGAGGAGGCGCTCAACAACGCCGTCCCCGTCCCCACGATCAGCGCCTCGATCTTCGCGCGCTTCGTCTCCCGCCAGAAGGACTCGCCCGCGATGAAGGCGGTCGCCGCCCTCCGCAACCAGTTCGGCGGCCACGCCGTGAAGGCCGTGGACTAA
- the recF gene encoding DNA replication/repair protein RecF, translating to MRVTHLSLTDFRNYRTADVPFAAGANLFVGRNGQGKTNLVESLAYLSTLGSHRVSSDQAMIRKDADSAIVRARIEHDSRELLVEVQLNRSSPNRAQVNRGAIKPRELPRYFSSVLFAPEDLALVRGEPGIRRRFLDQLLIQRNPRFSAVIADYERVLKQRNTLLKSARASRVKADQLGTLDIWDERLVALGTELVDARLDLVARLSDPLVAAYRSVAGDDHHPRLIPQLTIRGAHVDEEDDDADTTVTSSAGDTADVFRGALAAVRAKELERGLTLVGPHRDDLLFELNGLPAKGYASHGESWSFALALKLASAELLRRESSTGDPVLILDDVFAELDQARRRMLATAVAGYEQVLITAAVYDDVPETLTAHTVRIEAGTIVGS from the coding sequence TTGAGAGTTACACATCTTTCCCTGACTGATTTCCGCAACTATCGCACCGCGGATGTCCCGTTCGCGGCCGGCGCCAATCTGTTCGTCGGCCGCAACGGTCAGGGCAAGACCAACCTCGTCGAATCGCTCGCCTACCTGAGCACCCTCGGGTCGCATCGGGTGTCGAGCGATCAGGCGATGATCCGCAAGGACGCCGACTCGGCGATCGTCCGGGCGCGAATCGAGCACGACAGCCGCGAGCTCCTCGTGGAGGTGCAGCTCAACCGCTCCTCGCCGAACCGAGCGCAGGTGAACCGCGGCGCGATCAAGCCGCGCGAGCTGCCGCGCTACTTCTCCAGCGTGCTGTTCGCCCCGGAGGACCTCGCGCTGGTCCGCGGCGAGCCCGGCATCCGGCGCCGGTTCCTGGATCAGCTCCTGATCCAGCGGAACCCGCGCTTCTCTGCGGTGATCGCCGACTACGAGCGCGTGCTCAAGCAGCGGAACACCCTGCTGAAGTCGGCCCGCGCCTCCCGGGTGAAGGCCGACCAGCTCGGGACCCTCGACATCTGGGACGAGCGACTGGTCGCCCTCGGCACCGAGCTGGTGGATGCCCGGCTGGACCTGGTCGCACGACTCAGCGACCCGCTCGTCGCCGCGTACCGTTCGGTCGCAGGCGACGACCACCATCCCCGGCTGATCCCGCAGCTCACGATCAGGGGCGCGCACGTGGACGAGGAGGACGACGACGCCGACACGACGGTAACCAGCTCAGCCGGTGACACGGCGGACGTGTTCCGCGGCGCTTTGGCCGCGGTGCGCGCGAAAGAGTTGGAGCGCGGGCTCACGCTGGTCGGCCCGCACCGCGATGACCTGCTGTTCGAGCTCAACGGTCTCCCGGCCAAGGGCTACGCCAGCCACGGCGAGTCCTGGTCGTTCGCCCTCGCGCTGAAGCTGGCCTCCGCCGAGCTGCTGCGCCGGGAGTCCTCGACCGGCGACCCCGTGCTGATCCTCGACGACGTCTTCGCGGAGCTGGACCAGGCCCGCCGGCGTATGCTCGCAACCGCCGTAGCCGGTTACGAGCAGGTCCTCATCACTGCTGCGGTCTACGACGACGTCCCGGAGACCCTCACCGCCCACACCGTGCGGATCGAGGCCGGGACTATCGTGGGATCGTGA
- a CDS encoding DUF721 domain-containing protein, with protein MKELFTGTPSRSRRAKRGADDPSASKPFGSGRDPRGLGDVVDALAQQLGWTAPLAKSDLLEGWEQLAGEETAKHAVPDQITDGVLVVRCESTAWATQLRMMRSELLVRIGERFPDADIQSIRFQGPDAPSWKRGPRSIPGRGPRDTYG; from the coding sequence ATGAAGGAGCTCTTTACGGGCACCCCCTCCCGTAGCCGGCGCGCGAAACGCGGCGCGGACGACCCGTCGGCGTCCAAGCCGTTCGGGTCGGGGCGCGACCCGCGCGGACTCGGCGACGTGGTCGACGCCCTCGCGCAGCAGCTCGGCTGGACCGCCCCGCTCGCGAAGTCCGACCTCCTGGAGGGCTGGGAGCAGCTCGCCGGCGAGGAGACCGCCAAGCACGCCGTGCCCGACCAGATCACCGACGGCGTCCTGGTCGTGCGCTGCGAGTCGACGGCCTGGGCGACGCAGCTCCGGATGATGCGCTCCGAGCTCCTGGTGCGCATCGGCGAGCGGTTCCCGGACGCGGACATCCAGTCGATCCGTTTTCAAGGCCCGGACGCCCCCTCCTGGAAACGCGGTCCCAGGTCGATTCCAGGGCGCGGTCCGCGCGATACTTACGGCTGA
- the gyrB gene encoding DNA topoisomerase (ATP-hydrolyzing) subunit B, giving the protein MTMEPNRAEAEHDYGANEIQILEGLEAVRKRPGMYIGSTGPRGLHHLVYEIVDNSVDEALAGHADNIEVTILPDGAVRVDDNGRGIPVDEHPTEKKSTVEVVLTILHAGGKFGGGGYAVSGGLHGVGSSVVNALSSRLDVEVHRQEHVWRQSYRNGVPQAPLEKGEASDRQGTIITFWPSPDTFETVVFDYDTLRTRFQQMAFLNKGLRIAITDERAPEVEPVEGEVEEDATVFAARSEVFLYERGLMDYVHYLNSAKKADVVHDEIISFESEDTERKIALEVAMQWTTSYNESVFTYANTINTHEGGTHEEGFRAALTTLVNKYAREKNILKEKDDNLSGEDVREGLTAVISVKLSEPQFEGQTKTKLGNTEAKAFVQKVVGDQLGDWFDRNPNQAREIIRKSLQAATARLAARKARETARRKGLLESGGMPGKLKDCASKDPTLSEIFIVEGDSAGGSAVQGRNPETQAILPLRGKILNVEKARLDRALANNEVQAMITAFGAGIGEDFNPEKARYHKIVLMADADVDGQHITTLLLTLLFRYMRPLIELGYVYLAQPPLYRLKWSNSEHEYVYSDRERDAFLAEGLAAGKRIPKDNGVQRYKGLGEMDYKELWETTMNPETRTLLQVTLDDAAAADEIFATLMGEDVESRRSFIQKNAKDVRFLDI; this is encoded by the coding sequence ATGACGATGGAACCGAACAGGGCCGAGGCGGAACACGACTACGGCGCGAATGAGATCCAGATCCTCGAAGGTCTCGAAGCCGTCCGCAAACGACCCGGAATGTACATCGGCTCCACCGGCCCCCGCGGCCTCCACCACCTGGTGTACGAGATCGTCGACAACTCCGTCGACGAGGCGCTCGCCGGTCACGCCGACAACATCGAGGTGACGATCCTCCCCGACGGCGCTGTGCGGGTGGACGACAACGGCCGCGGCATCCCCGTGGACGAGCACCCGACCGAGAAGAAGTCCACGGTGGAGGTCGTCCTCACGATCCTGCACGCCGGTGGAAAGTTCGGCGGTGGCGGCTACGCGGTCTCCGGCGGTCTCCACGGCGTCGGCAGCTCGGTCGTGAACGCGCTCTCCTCTCGGCTCGACGTCGAGGTCCACCGGCAGGAGCATGTGTGGCGGCAGAGCTACCGCAACGGCGTTCCGCAGGCTCCGCTCGAGAAGGGCGAGGCGTCCGACCGTCAGGGCACGATCATCACGTTCTGGCCGAGCCCCGACACCTTCGAGACGGTCGTGTTCGACTACGACACGCTCCGCACACGCTTCCAGCAGATGGCCTTCCTCAACAAGGGACTGCGCATCGCGATCACCGACGAGCGCGCGCCCGAGGTCGAGCCCGTGGAGGGCGAGGTCGAGGAGGACGCGACGGTGTTCGCCGCGCGCTCGGAGGTCTTCCTCTACGAGCGCGGCCTGATGGACTACGTGCACTACCTCAACTCCGCCAAGAAGGCCGATGTGGTCCACGACGAGATCATCTCGTTCGAGTCGGAGGACACCGAGCGCAAGATCGCGCTCGAGGTCGCGATGCAGTGGACCACGAGCTACAACGAGTCCGTCTTCACCTACGCGAACACCATCAACACCCACGAGGGCGGCACACACGAGGAAGGCTTCCGCGCTGCGCTGACCACGCTGGTCAACAAGTACGCGCGCGAGAAGAACATCCTCAAGGAGAAGGACGACAACCTCTCCGGCGAGGACGTGCGCGAGGGCCTCACCGCCGTCATCTCGGTCAAGCTGTCAGAGCCGCAGTTCGAGGGCCAGACCAAGACCAAGCTCGGCAACACGGAGGCCAAGGCGTTCGTGCAGAAGGTCGTCGGCGACCAGCTCGGCGACTGGTTCGACCGCAACCCGAACCAGGCCAGGGAGATCATCCGCAAGTCGCTCCAGGCCGCGACCGCCCGCCTCGCCGCCCGCAAGGCCCGCGAGACGGCCCGACGCAAGGGCCTGCTCGAGAGCGGCGGGATGCCGGGCAAGCTCAAGGACTGCGCCTCGAAGGACCCGACGCTGTCGGAGATCTTCATCGTGGAGGGCGACTCGGCAGGCGGCTCGGCCGTTCAGGGCCGCAACCCCGAGACGCAGGCGATCCTCCCGCTGCGCGGCAAGATCCTCAACGTCGAGAAGGCACGGCTCGACCGCGCCCTCGCGAACAACGAGGTCCAGGCCATGATCACGGCGTTCGGCGCCGGCATCGGCGAGGACTTCAACCCGGAGAAGGCGCGGTACCACAAGATCGTGCTGATGGCCGACGCCGATGTGGACGGCCAGCACATCACGACCCTGCTGCTGACGCTGCTGTTCCGCTATATGCGGCCGCTCATCGAGCTCGGCTACGTGTACCTCGCGCAGCCGCCGCTCTACCGGCTCAAGTGGTCGAACTCCGAGCACGAGTACGTCTACTCCGACCGTGAGCGCGACGCGTTCCTCGCGGAGGGCCTGGCCGCCGGCAAGCGCATCCCGAAGGACAACGGCGTGCAGCGCTACAAGGGTCTGGGCGAGATGGACTACAAGGAGCTGTGGGAGACCACGATGAACCCGGAGACGCGCACGCTGCTCCAGGTGACGCTCGACGACGCGGCCGCCGCCGACGAGATCTTCGCCACCCTCATGGGCGAGGACGTCGAGTCGCGCCGTTCGTTCATCCAGAAGAACGCAAAGGACGTGCGGTTCCTCGACATCTGA